The Geomonas ferrireducens genome includes a window with the following:
- a CDS encoding hydrogenase small subunit: MKEEMFCDGVTRRDFMKACVTATAMMGLPFAMHTQVAEAVEKNGNPAVIWLHFQECTGCSESLLRSSHPTIASLILDMISLDYHETLMVGAGHQAEQALHDSMKANHGKYILVVEGAIPTKQNGIFCKVSGKTALESLQHAAEGAAAIISIGTCASYGGIQAASPNPTGAVGVRDIIKDKPIINIPGCPPSPYNFLSTVLYYLTFKKLPELDALGRPKFAYGRRIHEHCERRPHFDAGRFAKAYGDPTHAQGYCLYKLGCKGPATYANCSVQRFNDVGVWPVSIGHPCIGCTEPDLLFKTAIAEKVQIHEPTPFDSYAPVDLKEKGKGPDPLTTGFVGLAAGAALGAGAMLAKKLPGDAQEGGHEKDE; the protein is encoded by the coding sequence ATGAAAGAAGAGATGTTTTGCGATGGGGTAACCCGCAGGGACTTCATGAAGGCCTGTGTCACCGCAACGGCGATGATGGGGCTCCCCTTCGCCATGCATACGCAGGTGGCCGAGGCTGTTGAGAAAAACGGCAACCCTGCGGTGATCTGGCTGCACTTCCAGGAGTGCACCGGCTGTTCGGAGTCGCTTTTGCGCTCCTCCCACCCGACCATCGCGTCGCTGATCCTGGACATGATCTCGCTGGACTACCACGAAACGCTCATGGTCGGCGCCGGTCACCAGGCCGAGCAGGCCCTACATGACTCCATGAAGGCCAACCACGGCAAGTACATCCTCGTCGTCGAAGGGGCCATCCCGACCAAGCAGAACGGCATCTTCTGCAAGGTCTCCGGCAAGACCGCACTCGAGTCGCTGCAGCACGCGGCTGAAGGCGCCGCCGCGATCATCTCCATCGGTACCTGTGCCTCCTACGGCGGCATCCAGGCTGCCTCCCCGAATCCGACCGGCGCGGTCGGCGTCAGGGACATCATCAAGGACAAGCCGATCATCAACATCCCCGGCTGCCCGCCGAGCCCGTACAACTTCCTTTCCACCGTCCTTTACTACCTCACCTTCAAGAAGCTCCCCGAGCTCGACGCCCTGGGGCGTCCTAAGTTCGCCTACGGCAGGAGGATCCACGAGCACTGCGAAAGGCGTCCGCACTTCGACGCCGGCCGCTTCGCGAAGGCCTACGGCGACCCGACCCACGCCCAGGGGTACTGCCTCTACAAACTCGGCTGCAAGGGACCCGCGACCTACGCCAACTGCTCCGTGCAGCGCTTCAACGACGTCGGCGTCTGGCCGGTGTCCATCGGTCACCCCTGCATCGGCTGCACCGAGCCGGATCTACTCTTCAAGACGGCGATCGCCGAGAAGGTCCAGATCCACGAGCCGACCCCGTTCGACAGCTATGCTCCGGTCGATCTGAAAGAGAAAGGTAAAGGGCCGGATCCGCTTACCACCGGCTTTGTCGGCCTTGCCGCCGGTGCGGCTCTTGGCGCCGGCGCGATGCTCGCCAAGAAGCTTCCGGGGGATGCGCAGGAGGGTGGCCATGAAAAAGACGAGTAG
- a CDS encoding HypC/HybG/HupF family hydrogenase formation chaperone, whose protein sequence is MCVGVPMQVVSVDGDFAMTEVDGVKREASLMMLDQEVKVGDFVIVHAGFAISKLDEEEAKATLELMREVYSPELMG, encoded by the coding sequence ATGTGTGTAGGTGTACCGATGCAGGTGGTCAGCGTTGATGGTGATTTCGCCATGACCGAAGTGGACGGCGTAAAGCGCGAGGCGAGCCTCATGATGCTGGACCAGGAGGTCAAGGTCGGCGACTTCGTCATCGTCCACGCCGGTTTCGCCATCTCCAAGCTCGACGAGGAAGAGGCCAAGGCGACGCTCGAATTGATGCGCGAAGTCTATTCGCCGGAGTTGATGGGATGA
- the hypF gene encoding carbamoyltransferase HypF, producing MTTRQRASLEIDGIVQGVGFRPFVYRLALRLGLSGWVRNTGQGVQIEAEGEAEALAAFSRALREEAPPLAVIAALRLTHLDVVGEEGFVILDSAKKGHGGEVSPDCDVCADCLKELFDPANRRHLYPFINCTNCGPRYSIITGIPYDRPATTMAGFPMCDDCLAEYHDPLNRRFHAQPNACPVCGPRLSLFDADGAPVAGDPLQQALAALKAGRIVAVKGVGGYHLAADASNEEAVALLRRRKKRDEKPFAMLAADLDAVRRHVHCSELEGRLLSGVESPIVLMRRRPESPVSPLVAPGNGWFGFMLPGNPLQHLLARGVDGPLVMTSGNLSDEPIAYRDDEALRMLSDIADFFLTHDREIHTRTDDSVIRLYRGEPLFLRRSRGYVPRAVALPGEQARVLAVGAELKATLCLTRGGQGFMSQHIGDLKNAATLTSLEESAAHLGRLLEITPEVVAHDLHPDYLSTVYGQGLGLPCVAVQHHHAHMASCMAENGLDGEAIGVILDGTGYGSDGTIWGGEFLVGGYAGFARRGHFGLMRMPGGDAAVREPFRMALAALYRLHGAELFRQPLAVCEEVQEGDRPLFLKMLEKGINAPLTSSCGRLFDAVSALLSVRHRISYEGQAAIELEALAETGAALEAYPYLVAGEGSHVLEFGPAVAAICADLAAGKSRADIARAFHRTVAAGIVEVCRRIRSEHGEERVVLSGGVFQNRLLTEDVAGELATEGFQVYCHRLVPPNDGGLALGQAVIAGRAFTKGL from the coding sequence ATGACCACACGGCAGCGCGCAAGTCTCGAGATCGACGGCATCGTGCAAGGGGTTGGGTTCCGCCCTTTCGTGTACCGGCTCGCCCTGCGTCTGGGGCTCTCCGGCTGGGTGCGCAACACCGGCCAGGGGGTGCAGATCGAGGCGGAGGGGGAGGCGGAAGCGCTTGCCGCCTTCAGCCGCGCCCTGCGCGAGGAAGCGCCGCCCCTGGCGGTGATCGCCGCGCTCCGCCTGACCCATCTCGACGTGGTGGGCGAAGAAGGGTTCGTCATCCTCGACAGCGCGAAAAAAGGGCACGGCGGCGAGGTCTCCCCGGACTGCGACGTCTGTGCAGACTGCCTGAAGGAACTCTTCGATCCGGCCAACCGGCGCCACCTCTACCCGTTCATCAACTGCACCAACTGCGGCCCGCGCTATTCCATCATCACCGGCATCCCCTACGATCGTCCCGCCACCACCATGGCCGGCTTCCCCATGTGCGACGACTGCCTGGCCGAGTACCACGATCCCCTGAACCGCCGCTTCCACGCCCAGCCCAACGCCTGCCCGGTGTGCGGGCCGAGACTCTCGCTCTTCGATGCCGATGGTGCGCCCGTAGCCGGGGACCCGCTGCAGCAGGCGCTCGCCGCCTTGAAGGCCGGGCGCATCGTTGCGGTGAAGGGAGTGGGGGGGTATCATCTCGCGGCCGACGCCTCGAACGAGGAGGCGGTCGCGCTGTTGCGGCGGCGCAAGAAGCGGGACGAAAAGCCCTTCGCCATGCTCGCCGCCGACCTCGACGCGGTGCGCCGCCACGTCCACTGCTCGGAGCTCGAGGGGCGGCTTCTTTCGGGAGTGGAGAGCCCCATCGTCCTCATGCGCAGGCGGCCCGAGAGCCCGGTCAGTCCCCTGGTGGCGCCGGGGAACGGCTGGTTCGGTTTCATGCTTCCGGGAAACCCGCTGCAGCACCTTTTGGCACGCGGCGTCGATGGTCCCCTGGTGATGACCAGCGGGAACCTCTCTGACGAGCCGATCGCCTACCGTGACGACGAGGCGCTTCGCATGCTCTCGGACATCGCGGACTTCTTCCTCACCCATGACCGTGAGATCCATACCCGGACCGACGATTCCGTCATCCGTCTCTACCGTGGGGAACCGCTCTTTCTCAGGCGCTCGCGCGGTTACGTGCCGCGTGCCGTGGCGCTTCCGGGCGAGCAGGCGCGCGTGCTCGCTGTGGGGGCTGAGCTGAAGGCGACCCTGTGCCTTACCCGGGGCGGCCAGGGCTTCATGAGCCAGCACATCGGCGACCTGAAGAACGCGGCGACCCTCACCTCGCTGGAGGAGAGCGCGGCCCATCTCGGGCGGCTTTTGGAGATCACGCCGGAGGTGGTGGCGCACGACCTGCACCCGGATTACCTCTCCACGGTTTACGGCCAGGGGCTCGGTCTCCCCTGCGTCGCGGTGCAACACCATCACGCCCACATGGCCTCTTGCATGGCTGAGAACGGCCTCGATGGCGAGGCGATCGGGGTGATCCTCGACGGCACCGGCTACGGCAGCGACGGCACTATCTGGGGCGGCGAGTTCCTGGTCGGTGGGTACGCGGGATTTGCGAGGCGCGGGCACTTCGGGCTCATGCGCATGCCGGGGGGCGACGCCGCGGTGCGCGAGCCGTTCCGCATGGCGCTAGCCGCGTTGTATCGCCTGCACGGTGCAGAGCTGTTCCGTCAGCCGCTCGCCGTCTGCGAAGAGGTGCAGGAAGGGGATCGTCCTCTTTTCCTGAAGATGCTGGAGAAGGGGATCAACGCACCGCTCACTTCGAGCTGCGGAAGGCTCTTCGATGCCGTTTCCGCTCTTCTCTCCGTCCGGCACCGGATCAGCTACGAGGGGCAGGCCGCCATCGAATTGGAGGCGCTTGCCGAAACGGGCGCCGCCTTGGAAGCGTATCCGTACCTGGTGGCTGGGGAAGGGAGTCACGTCCTCGAGTTCGGCCCAGCCGTCGCCGCGATCTGCGCAGATCTCGCCGCCGGGAAAAGCCGCGCCGACATCGCGCGCGCCTTCCACCGGACCGTGGCCGCCGGGATCGTAGAGGTGTGCCGGCGCATCCGCTCCGAGCATGGTGAGGAGCGCGTGGTCCTGTCGGGGGGCGTGTTCCAGAACCGGCTTTTGACCGAGGACGTGGCTGGAGAACTTGCGACGGAAGGTTTCCAGGTCTACTGCCACCGGCTCGTGCCCCCGAACGACGGCGGCCTCGCCCTGGGACAGGCGGTGATCGCCGGGCGGGCCTTCACCAAGGGACTTTAA
- a CDS encoding HyaD/HybD family hydrogenase maturation endopeptidase — protein sequence MQVLIYGAGNLILSDEGFGVHFVRHLEKHYHIPENVELYDGGTLGIMVHFKFEEADRVILVDVVQAKGEPGDIFRYEREDIMLKNIPVKMSPHQIGLQEMLLISEMRDAPKPDLTFFGIVAQSLDPGDQLTPPLQAGLEKVAAMVVEELDKVGIELKRKEA from the coding sequence ATGCAGGTCCTCATCTATGGCGCCGGCAACCTGATCCTTTCCGACGAGGGGTTCGGCGTCCATTTCGTACGTCATCTGGAAAAGCACTACCACATCCCCGAGAACGTCGAGCTGTACGACGGCGGGACCCTCGGCATCATGGTCCACTTCAAGTTCGAGGAGGCCGATCGCGTCATCCTGGTTGACGTGGTGCAGGCGAAGGGAGAGCCGGGCGACATCTTCCGCTACGAGCGCGAAGATATCATGTTGAAGAACATCCCGGTGAAGATGTCGCCGCACCAGATCGGGCTCCAGGAGATGCTCCTGATCTCGGAGATGCGCGACGCACCGAAGCCCGACCTCACCTTCTTCGGCATCGTGGCGCAGTCGCTCGATCCCGGCGACCAGCTCACCCCGCCGCTGCAGGCAGGGCTCGAGAAGGTGGCGGCAATGGTGGTCGAGGAACTCGACAAGGTTGGTATCGAGCTGAAACGTAAGGAAGCCTGA
- the hybA gene encoding hydrogenase 2 operon protein HybA, with amino-acid sequence MKKTSRRDFLKLAGATGAGLLACGAGSALANEGLQVNNEELGMLYDATKCVGCKACMSACKRVNHDYGSLSYEKAKFDEDGLWDAPSDLSGSTRTLIKLFKESEQRWSYVKYSCMHCQKPSCVSVCPVSAMTKEKITGIVDYNKNTCIGCRYCQIACPYNIPKFQWEKAVPQIVKCDLCKSTNLREKGISACAEVCPAGAIKFGKRKDLLDEAHQRLKDAPDKYVQHVYGEHEGGGTNHLYLASMPFNKLGLPEIKPEAPAEFSEKIQHTIYKGFIAPVALYSTLCFIAVKNMKKHESHDDDHKKGDK; translated from the coding sequence ATGAAAAAGACGAGTAGACGCGATTTCCTCAAGTTGGCCGGAGCCACCGGCGCGGGTCTTCTGGCCTGCGGCGCGGGTAGCGCTCTTGCCAACGAGGGGCTCCAGGTGAACAACGAGGAGCTCGGCATGCTCTACGACGCCACCAAGTGCGTCGGCTGCAAGGCGTGCATGTCCGCCTGCAAGAGGGTGAACCACGACTACGGCTCACTCTCCTACGAGAAGGCGAAGTTCGACGAGGACGGCCTGTGGGATGCGCCGAGCGACCTCTCCGGCTCCACCCGTACCCTCATCAAGCTCTTCAAGGAGAGCGAGCAGCGCTGGAGCTACGTGAAGTACTCCTGCATGCACTGCCAGAAGCCTTCCTGCGTTTCGGTCTGCCCGGTTTCGGCCATGACCAAGGAGAAGATCACCGGCATCGTCGATTACAACAAGAACACCTGCATCGGCTGCCGTTACTGCCAGATCGCCTGCCCGTACAACATCCCGAAGTTCCAGTGGGAGAAAGCGGTGCCGCAGATCGTCAAGTGCGACCTTTGCAAGTCGACCAACCTGCGCGAGAAGGGGATCTCCGCCTGCGCCGAGGTCTGCCCCGCGGGCGCCATCAAGTTCGGCAAGAGAAAGGATCTCCTCGACGAGGCGCATCAGCGCCTGAAGGACGCGCCGGACAAGTACGTGCAGCACGTCTACGGCGAGCACGAAGGGGGGGGGACCAACCACCTCTACCTCGCTTCCATGCCGTTCAACAAGCTAGGTCTCCCCGAGATCAAGCCGGAAGCGCCGGCCGAGTTCTCCGAGAAGATCCAGCACACCATCTACAAGGGGTTCATCGCCCCGGTGGCGCTTTACAGCACCCTTTGCTTCATCGCGGTTAAGAACATGAAGAAGCACGAAAGCCACGACGACGATCACAAGAAGGGGGACAAGTAA
- the hypD gene encoding hydrogenase formation protein HypD, with product MNYSDVFRDKELVQGLAKRIAELTRGRTEPLVFMEVCGTHTNAIYQFGLRSLLPPEVRLISGPGCPVCVTPNSYLDCAVALCRLPDVIIASFGDMLRVPGSSSSLMEERAKGADIRVVYSPLDAVQLAAKNPDKRVVFLGVGFETTAPTIAGSILAAKAQGLSNYFVLASHKTMPQPMAILSADPELQVDGYICPAHVSAIIGADAYRFLCEEYKVPCVVTGFEPTDVLQGVEMLVRQAIAGESKVEIQYSRVVRWEGNAKAQAMLADVFTPFDAPWRGIGVLPGSGLRIADKYAEFDAELAIPVQVEELKEHKGCLCGEILKGKVAPFDCPLFGGKCTPESPVGACMVSSEGTCAAAYKYGR from the coding sequence ATGAACTACTCGGACGTCTTTCGCGACAAGGAACTGGTCCAGGGGCTCGCCAAGCGCATCGCCGAACTGACCCGGGGGCGGACCGAGCCGTTAGTCTTCATGGAAGTCTGCGGTACGCACACCAACGCCATTTACCAGTTCGGCCTGAGAAGCCTGCTTCCCCCCGAGGTGAGGCTGATCTCCGGGCCGGGATGCCCGGTCTGCGTCACCCCCAACAGCTACCTCGACTGCGCCGTCGCACTTTGCCGCCTCCCGGACGTGATCATCGCCTCCTTCGGCGACATGCTGCGGGTCCCCGGTTCCAGTTCCTCGCTCATGGAGGAGCGCGCCAAGGGGGCTGATATCAGGGTGGTCTACTCGCCGCTCGACGCCGTGCAGCTTGCCGCCAAGAACCCCGATAAGCGCGTCGTGTTCTTAGGGGTAGGCTTCGAGACCACCGCGCCGACCATCGCCGGTAGTATCCTGGCGGCGAAGGCGCAGGGGCTTTCCAACTATTTCGTGCTCGCCTCGCACAAGACCATGCCGCAGCCGATGGCGATCCTTTCCGCGGACCCGGAGCTCCAGGTGGACGGCTACATCTGCCCGGCCCACGTGAGCGCGATCATCGGCGCCGATGCCTACCGATTCCTCTGCGAAGAGTACAAGGTCCCCTGCGTGGTGACCGGCTTTGAGCCGACCGACGTGCTGCAGGGAGTGGAGATGCTGGTGCGCCAGGCGATCGCCGGCGAGAGCAAGGTGGAGATCCAGTATTCGCGCGTGGTGCGCTGGGAAGGAAACGCCAAGGCTCAGGCGATGCTTGCCGACGTCTTCACCCCATTCGACGCACCGTGGCGCGGCATTGGCGTGCTCCCCGGGAGCGGGCTTAGGATCGCGGATAAATACGCCGAGTTCGACGCCGAGCTGGCCATACCGGTGCAGGTAGAGGAACTCAAGGAGCACAAGGGGTGCCTGTGCGGCGAGATCCTGAAGGGGAAGGTGGCGCCCTTCGACTGTCCGCTCTTCGGCGGCAAATGCACCCCCGAGTCCCCGGTCGGCGCCTGCATGGTCTCCTCCGAAGGAACCTGCGCCGCCGCCTACAAGTACGGGCGCTAG
- a CDS encoding twin-arginine translocase TatA/TatE family subunit produces MFGFGLPELCIVAVILLVVAGPSKLPQFGQALGSSIRGFKKALNGDDAVKIEEKKEV; encoded by the coding sequence ATGTTCGGATTCGGTTTACCTGAGTTGTGCATAGTGGCGGTCATCCTGCTGGTGGTCGCAGGTCCCAGCAAGCTGCCGCAGTTCGGCCAGGCCCTCGGGAGCAGCATCAGGGGGTTCAAGAAGGCGCTGAACGGCGACGACGCCGTGAAGATCGAAGAGAAGAAGGAAGTCTAG
- a CDS encoding nickel-dependent hydrogenase large subunit → MSRITLDPITRIEGHLRIDVEANGGKVTNAWSSAQMWRGIEVILKGRAPEDAWSYVQRFCGVCTTVHAISSIRAVEHALDVEVPLNAQYIRNIMIAQHSVQDHIVHFYHLSALDWVDIVSALKADPKKTAAIAQSISDWPGNSEKEFKAVQDKLKAFVAGGKLGIFATGYWGHPAMKLSPEVNLMAVAHYLKALDYQRKASQATAILGGKNPHIQNLVVGGVATAINTENIATLNVERLIYLKTLMEETRDFVQKVYYPDLLAIAGAYKDWFKYGAGVTNYMAVPEFPEDTKNTKFQLPGGIVMAGNIAGMRMVKDHRDDYLIKNIKENVTHAWYEGNGTLHPWDGETKPDYTDFKENGKYSWCKAPTLDGKPVQVGPPAQIMAAYAAGNPKVKKLVDGAVSTLGISMKDIHSTMGRLYCRGARAHVMADLALENLDKLIANIGSGDQTYANHTVIPKGEYRGVGFHEAPRGTLSHWIVIKDKKIENYQAVVPSTWNAAPRNDKGEMGPYEASLMGNPIADPSKPLEVLRTIHSFDPCIACAVHTVDPEGAEITKVKVL, encoded by the coding sequence ATGTCTAGAATCACGCTTGATCCCATCACCCGAATCGAAGGACATCTGAGGATCGATGTCGAAGCAAACGGCGGCAAGGTAACCAACGCCTGGTCCTCCGCCCAGATGTGGCGCGGCATCGAGGTAATCCTCAAGGGGCGCGCCCCGGAGGACGCCTGGAGCTACGTGCAGCGTTTCTGCGGCGTCTGCACCACGGTGCACGCCATCTCCTCGATCCGTGCCGTCGAGCACGCCCTCGACGTCGAGGTGCCGCTGAACGCCCAGTACATCCGTAACATCATGATCGCCCAGCACTCGGTGCAGGACCATATCGTCCACTTCTACCACCTCTCGGCGCTCGACTGGGTCGACATCGTCTCGGCGCTGAAGGCAGATCCCAAGAAGACCGCGGCGATCGCGCAGAGCATCTCCGACTGGCCGGGGAACTCCGAGAAGGAGTTCAAGGCGGTACAGGACAAGCTGAAGGCGTTCGTCGCCGGCGGCAAGCTCGGCATCTTCGCTACCGGCTACTGGGGTCACCCGGCGATGAAGCTCTCCCCGGAGGTCAACCTGATGGCGGTCGCCCACTACCTGAAGGCCCTCGATTACCAGAGGAAGGCTTCCCAGGCGACTGCGATCCTCGGCGGCAAGAACCCGCACATCCAGAACCTGGTCGTGGGGGGCGTTGCCACCGCCATCAACACCGAAAACATCGCGACCCTCAACGTGGAGCGTCTCATCTACCTGAAGACCCTCATGGAAGAGACCCGCGACTTCGTGCAGAAGGTGTACTACCCGGACCTCCTCGCCATCGCGGGCGCCTACAAGGACTGGTTCAAATACGGCGCGGGCGTCACCAACTACATGGCGGTGCCGGAGTTCCCGGAAGACACCAAGAACACCAAGTTCCAGCTGCCGGGCGGTATCGTCATGGCGGGCAACATCGCGGGGATGAGGATGGTGAAGGATCACCGCGACGACTACCTGATCAAGAACATCAAGGAAAACGTCACCCACGCCTGGTACGAAGGTAACGGCACGCTGCACCCGTGGGACGGCGAGACCAAGCCGGACTACACCGATTTCAAGGAAAACGGCAAGTACTCCTGGTGCAAGGCGCCGACCCTCGATGGCAAGCCGGTCCAGGTTGGTCCGCCGGCCCAGATCATGGCGGCATACGCTGCTGGCAACCCGAAGGTGAAAAAGCTCGTCGACGGCGCGGTCTCCACCCTCGGCATCTCCATGAAGGACATCCACTCCACCATGGGCCGTCTCTACTGCCGCGGCGCTCGCGCCCACGTCATGGCGGATCTGGCCCTTGAGAACCTGGACAAGCTGATCGCCAACATCGGTTCCGGCGACCAGACCTACGCGAACCACACCGTGATCCCGAAAGGGGAGTACAGGGGCGTCGGCTTCCACGAGGCGCCGCGCGGCACCCTGTCCCACTGGATCGTGATCAAGGACAAGAAGATCGAGAACTACCAGGCCGTCGTTCCCTCCACCTGGAACGCGGCGCCGAGAAACGACAAGGGCGAAATGGGCCCCTACGAGGCATCCCTCATGGGGAACCCGATCGCCGACCCGAGCAAGCCCCTCGAGGTGCTGCGTACCATTCACTCCTTCGACCCGTGCATCGCGTGCGCCGTCCACACCGTGGACCCGGAAGGCGCCGAGATCACCAAGGTGAAGGTGCTGTAG
- the hybB gene encoding Ni/Fe-hydrogenase cytochrome b subunit codes for MGHSEEYQKLEGKIFTKSFFILLSVVLLGFYFVGVRYVKGIGAVSNMSDGYPWGIWITYDVATGTAIACGGYAVAILVYIRNRMQYHPMIRSAILTSMFGYGLAGFSVMVDLGRPWNAYNFFIPSKWQANSAMFEVALCVMAYSTVLILEFLPAILTSIEQSKWDRMNAIRNWLHPRFAPDKKTMEDKLEMVRLGALWLKPRLNKVLIFFIVLGITLPTMHQSSLGSLLLIASTKLHPLWHTGFLPLLFLLNCIFIGYSIAILESIISSYSFKRPFEIEELSGLASLIPFVTVIWLSVVIGDLAHRNQIAAALKGDFYSGWFMTEFVLVAGGSLILFVKKCRRSARWLFISASMIVLGGALYRFNVYLIGFNPGQGWKYFPSFAEIMITVGIVALEILGYKVFVALFPVLPNMDLHGAHKKKGHAKKHKGEQSKPLPQSEAAAH; via the coding sequence ATGGGTCACAGCGAAGAATATCAAAAGCTGGAAGGTAAGATCTTTACCAAATCCTTCTTCATCCTCCTTTCCGTGGTGCTCTTAGGTTTCTACTTCGTGGGCGTGCGCTACGTCAAAGGGATCGGCGCCGTCTCCAACATGAGCGACGGCTACCCCTGGGGCATCTGGATCACCTACGACGTCGCCACCGGCACGGCAATCGCCTGCGGCGGCTACGCGGTCGCGATCCTCGTCTACATCCGTAACAGGATGCAGTACCACCCGATGATCCGCTCCGCGATCCTCACCTCCATGTTCGGCTACGGTCTGGCCGGCTTCTCGGTCATGGTCGACTTGGGCCGCCCCTGGAACGCGTACAACTTCTTCATCCCGAGCAAGTGGCAGGCGAACTCCGCCATGTTCGAGGTCGCCCTCTGCGTCATGGCCTACTCGACGGTGCTCATCCTCGAGTTCCTCCCGGCGATCCTCACCTCGATCGAGCAGAGCAAGTGGGACCGTATGAACGCGATCCGCAACTGGCTCCACCCGCGTTTCGCGCCGGACAAGAAGACCATGGAGGACAAACTGGAGATGGTGCGCCTCGGTGCGCTCTGGCTCAAGCCGCGCCTGAACAAGGTCCTCATCTTCTTCATCGTTTTGGGCATCACGCTGCCGACCATGCACCAGTCCTCGCTGGGGAGCCTCCTCCTCATCGCCTCGACCAAGCTGCATCCGCTCTGGCACACGGGCTTTTTGCCGCTTCTGTTCCTCTTGAACTGCATCTTCATCGGCTACTCCATCGCCATCCTCGAGTCGATCATCTCGAGCTACTCCTTCAAGCGTCCCTTCGAGATCGAGGAACTCTCGGGCCTCGCCAGCCTGATCCCGTTCGTGACCGTGATCTGGCTGAGCGTCGTCATCGGCGATCTCGCGCACAGAAACCAGATCGCCGCGGCGCTGAAGGGTGACTTCTACTCCGGGTGGTTTATGACCGAGTTCGTGCTGGTAGCCGGCGGCTCGCTCATCCTCTTCGTGAAAAAATGCAGAAGGTCGGCACGCTGGCTCTTCATCTCCGCTTCGATGATCGTCCTCGGGGGTGCCCTCTACCGCTTCAACGTGTATCTCATCGGCTTCAACCCGGGCCAGGGGTGGAAGTACTTCCCCTCCTTCGCCGAGATCATGATAACGGTCGGCATCGTCGCCCTGGAGATCCTGGGCTACAAGGTGTTCGTCGCCCTGTTCCCGGTCCTGCCGAACATGGATCTGCACGGCGCGCACAAGAAAAAGGGGCACGCGAAGAAGCACAAGGGCGAGCAGTCCAAGCCGCTCCCGCAGTCCGAGGCCGCGGCACACTAA
- the hypB gene encoding hydrogenase nickel incorporation protein HypB, whose amino-acid sequence MCVDCGCGPTHKHDHDHDHDHHHDHDHDHHHDHDHGHSHDHDHGHDHHHGHKHHHHEEAAEKPAKKVVIETDILAKNNRMAAGNRELFRAKGLFVLNLVSSPGSGKTTILERSLKDLAGSCRCAVVEGDQQTDNDAVRIAATGVPVKQVNTGAGCHLDAHMVLHAVEHFDLDNLDLLLIENVGNLVCPASFDLGEHHKVVVLSVTEGEDKPLKYPQMFHAADIMLLNKVDLLPHLDFDVEKCKEMARRVSPGIRIFEVSSRTGEGMDQWYAWLQEGMEKARS is encoded by the coding sequence ATGTGCGTAGACTGCGGCTGCGGCCCGACCCATAAGCACGATCACGACCACGATCACGATCATCACCACGACCACGACCACGATCATCACCATGATCACGATCACGGCCATAGCCACGATCATGATCACGGCCACGATCATCATCATGGGCACAAGCACCATCACCACGAGGAAGCCGCCGAGAAGCCGGCCAAGAAGGTGGTGATCGAGACGGATATCCTGGCCAAGAACAACCGTATGGCAGCGGGCAACCGCGAGCTTTTCCGCGCGAAGGGGCTCTTCGTGCTGAACCTCGTTTCGTCGCCGGGATCCGGGAAGACGACCATCCTCGAGCGGAGCCTCAAGGATCTCGCCGGGTCCTGCCGCTGCGCCGTGGTCGAAGGCGACCAGCAGACCGACAATGACGCGGTGCGCATCGCCGCCACCGGCGTCCCCGTGAAGCAGGTGAACACCGGCGCCGGGTGCCATCTGGACGCCCACATGGTGCTGCATGCGGTGGAACACTTCGACCTGGACAACCTGGACCTCCTTCTCATCGAGAACGTGGGGAACCTGGTCTGCCCCGCCTCCTTCGATCTCGGCGAACACCACAAGGTGGTGGTGCTGAGCGTCACCGAGGGGGAGGACAAGCCGCTCAAGTACCCGCAAATGTTCCATGCCGCCGACATCATGCTCCTCAACAAGGTCGACCTCCTTCCCCATCTCGATTTCGACGTCGAGAAGTGCAAGGAGATGGCGCGCCGCGTCTCCCCGGGCATCAGGATCTTCGAGGTCTCCAGCAGGACCGGCGAGGGGATGGACCAGTGGTACGCCTGGCTCCAGGAAGGGATGGAAAAGGCCCGCAGCTAG
- the hypA gene encoding hydrogenase maturation nickel metallochaperone HypA yields the protein MHEMSITQSMVEICEVHATGRKVVEVVLEIGELSGVVPESVEFCFEACTKGTLLEGAKLSIERVAGRGSCPDCHGEFPMLSLFAPCPDCGAFGLTVVSGEELRVKELEIE from the coding sequence ATGCACGAGATGAGCATAACCCAGAGTATGGTGGAAATATGCGAGGTTCACGCGACCGGGCGCAAGGTGGTCGAGGTGGTCCTCGAGATCGGGGAACTCTCGGGGGTGGTGCCGGAGAGCGTCGAGTTCTGCTTCGAGGCGTGCACGAAGGGTACGCTCCTTGAAGGGGCGAAGCTCAGCATCGAGAGGGTTGCCGGTCGCGGGAGCTGTCCGGACTGCCACGGCGAGTTCCCCATGTTAAGCCTTTTCGCCCCGTGCCCCGACTGCGGCGCCTTCGGTCTAACCGTCGTTTCCGGCGAGGAGTTGAGGGTGAAGGAGCTCGAGATCGAGTGA